In Candidatus Binataceae bacterium, a single window of DNA contains:
- the hflX gene encoding GTPase HflX, whose translation MHDVSRERDERAVLVGVELPGDHGIASEESLEELKALSESAGAEVTATVSQRLKTVDPRTFIGKGKTAEVREIAHQKGASVAIFDDALSPAQARNLETELKLRVIDRSQLILDIFAQRARTLEGKLQVEIAQLSYLQPRLTRQWTHLSRVRGGGAGGGGVGTRGPGETQLEVDRRRIRERLTRLRSRLREVERTRDIQRRRRVEVPYPSVALVGYTNSGKSTLMNYLTDAEVEAANRPFSTLDPTIRRLKLPGHMNVMLADTVGFIHRLPHMLIEAFKATLEEVRTADLLLHVVDASSPLAPERIQIVDQVLEEIGAGASPRILVMNKADLMENPPRLFGVSDAVAISALRGTGLDDLLEMIARHFGGYREEVSVTLPASRGDLIAMARRDGEVLSEEYNDGVVAMRARVSPPVAGRLRKAATLSA comes from the coding sequence TTGCATGACGTTTCACGCGAGCGCGACGAGCGCGCGGTGCTGGTCGGCGTCGAGCTGCCGGGCGACCACGGGATCGCGAGCGAAGAATCGCTCGAAGAACTGAAAGCGCTCTCCGAGAGCGCCGGCGCCGAGGTCACGGCGACGGTCAGCCAGCGCCTCAAGACCGTCGACCCGCGCACGTTTATCGGCAAGGGCAAGACCGCCGAGGTCCGTGAAATTGCGCATCAGAAGGGCGCCTCGGTGGCAATCTTCGACGACGCGCTCTCGCCCGCGCAGGCACGCAATCTCGAAACCGAACTCAAACTGCGCGTGATCGATCGCAGCCAGCTTATCCTCGATATCTTCGCGCAGCGCGCGCGGACGCTCGAGGGCAAGCTGCAGGTCGAAATCGCGCAACTCTCCTATCTTCAGCCGCGGCTCACGCGCCAATGGACGCACTTGTCGCGCGTCCGCGGCGGCGGCGCGGGAGGCGGCGGTGTCGGCACGCGCGGTCCTGGTGAAACGCAGCTCGAAGTCGACCGCCGCCGTATACGCGAGCGGCTGACGCGGCTGCGGTCGCGATTGCGCGAGGTCGAGCGCACCCGCGACATCCAGCGGCGCCGCCGCGTCGAAGTGCCGTACCCCTCGGTCGCGCTCGTCGGCTACACCAACTCCGGCAAATCGACGCTGATGAACTATCTCACGGACGCCGAGGTCGAGGCCGCGAATCGTCCGTTCTCGACGCTCGATCCGACGATTCGCCGGCTGAAGCTGCCCGGGCATATGAACGTGATGCTCGCCGACACGGTCGGCTTCATCCATCGCCTGCCGCACATGCTGATCGAGGCGTTCAAGGCGACGCTCGAAGAGGTGCGCACTGCCGATCTGCTGCTGCACGTCGTCGATGCGAGCTCGCCGCTCGCGCCCGAGCGAATCCAGATCGTGGACCAGGTCCTCGAGGAGATCGGCGCGGGCGCTTCGCCACGCATCCTCGTGATGAACAAGGCCGACCTGATGGAGAATCCGCCGCGCCTGTTCGGCGTTTCCGACGCGGTCGCGATCTCGGCGCTGCGCGGCACCGGCCTTGACGATTTGCTCGAGATGATCGCGCGGCACTTCGGCGGCTATCGCGAGGAAGTTTCGGTCACGCTGCCGGCCTCGCGCGGCGACCTTATCGCAATGGCGCGGCGCGACGGCGAAGTCCTGAGCGAGGAGTACAACGACGGCGTCGTGGCGATGCGCGCGCGCGTCAGCCCTCCCGTTGCCGGCCGCCTGCGCAAGGCCGCGACGCTTTCAGCGTAA